One genomic region from SAR92 clade bacterium H455 encodes:
- a CDS encoding TonB-dependent receptor, producing MTKLYAVFFLLILNCNGAFAENSLNSDVDFAGFYGDEDYVSIATGTTQPIAKAPAVASVITASQIRALGARDIDQILESVPGLHISRDVIGYNAQYLFRGISSDFNPQVLMLINGIPITNLFQGDRNVVWGGMPVEAISRIEVIRGPGSALYGADAFAGVINIVTKTPDEVKHNSAGVRVGSFDTTDVWVTGAGEKGELGYMGTIEFTKTDGSDAVISSDAQSLLDFITGTAVSNAPGSVNRSAENIDLRLEASYKKLRLRAGSQIRNNIGDGAGAAQALNPGNKFSSQRFNIDLTYTDEEIFDNTLVEFQTSYFDTSQEVEGNFILYPAGSTGPFLDLSGLPIFPPFPDGVIGNPEIFERHARFGVRMEHSGIEKHRISAGAGYYDGEIDKITEWKNFGINPETELPILPGDPLVDVSDSLYVFLTEDSRDNRYVFLQDVWQLANDWELTAGLRHDNYSDFGATTNPRLALVWSTSYKLTTKLLYGEAFRAPSFAQTRAINNPLILGNINLKPEEIKSYELAFDYRPNYELTLMTNFFYYDWTDIIQFIPDTNNSTRTAQNSGEQTGYGMEFEATWQATDNFTLTGNFAVQNSTDETQDVPAAKSPEKQLYLRADWILPKDWRLNVRANWVMDRNRLSGDMRPDIDDYILFDLSLRKVMSNAFEFALTVNNLFDEDAREPSPNSDPMPFIPNDLPLSGRALLGEIRYSF from the coding sequence ATGACTAAGCTGTATGCAGTATTTTTCTTATTAATTCTGAATTGCAATGGGGCATTTGCCGAAAATTCTCTTAACTCAGATGTTGATTTCGCCGGTTTCTACGGTGATGAAGACTATGTTTCAATTGCTACAGGCACCACCCAGCCAATCGCCAAAGCACCGGCGGTGGCATCAGTTATTACTGCCAGCCAGATACGTGCTTTGGGCGCTCGAGATATTGACCAGATCTTAGAATCGGTTCCCGGTTTGCATATAAGTCGTGACGTGATTGGATATAATGCGCAATATCTTTTCCGCGGTATTTCTTCAGACTTCAACCCTCAAGTTCTAATGCTCATCAATGGCATTCCCATTACCAATTTATTTCAGGGCGATCGCAATGTTGTTTGGGGCGGTATGCCGGTTGAAGCGATCTCGCGAATAGAAGTTATTCGCGGACCCGGTTCAGCACTCTATGGTGCCGACGCCTTTGCCGGAGTGATCAATATAGTTACCAAGACTCCCGATGAGGTTAAGCATAATTCTGCCGGGGTAAGAGTCGGCTCTTTTGATACTACGGATGTTTGGGTTACTGGGGCGGGCGAAAAAGGTGAGCTAGGTTATATGGGCACCATTGAGTTTACGAAAACTGATGGATCTGATGCGGTGATCAGCAGCGATGCTCAAAGCCTACTTGATTTCATTACTGGAACTGCAGTTTCAAATGCCCCAGGTTCAGTTAATCGCTCTGCTGAGAATATTGATTTGCGTCTTGAGGCAAGTTACAAAAAATTGCGGCTCAGAGCGGGCAGTCAGATTCGCAATAATATCGGTGATGGCGCCGGTGCAGCTCAAGCACTTAATCCAGGAAACAAATTTTCCAGTCAACGATTCAATATAGATCTCACCTACACTGATGAGGAGATATTTGATAACACCTTAGTTGAGTTTCAAACCAGTTATTTTGATACCTCTCAGGAAGTGGAGGGTAACTTTATTCTCTACCCAGCCGGTTCTACTGGTCCCTTTCTTGATCTGTCCGGGTTACCGATATTTCCCCCCTTTCCCGATGGCGTAATAGGCAATCCAGAGATTTTTGAACGGCATGCTCGCTTCGGTGTGCGCATGGAGCACAGCGGTATCGAAAAACATCGTATCAGTGCTGGCGCCGGCTATTACGATGGTGAAATTGACAAAATAACCGAGTGGAAAAACTTTGGCATTAATCCAGAGACTGAATTGCCAATTTTGCCTGGTGATCCATTGGTTGATGTGTCCGACAGTCTCTACGTATTCCTCACCGAAGACAGTCGTGATAATAGATATGTGTTTCTTCAGGATGTCTGGCAGTTAGCCAATGACTGGGAATTAACCGCAGGGCTGCGACATGATAACTACTCGGATTTCGGTGCCACCACCAATCCAAGGTTGGCCTTGGTCTGGTCTACCAGTTACAAATTAACCACAAAGTTACTCTACGGCGAGGCGTTTCGCGCCCCTTCATTTGCTCAAACGCGGGCAATTAATAACCCTTTAATTCTCGGCAATATCAATCTTAAGCCGGAAGAGATTAAAAGCTATGAATTGGCGTTTGATTATCGACCCAATTATGAACTGACATTGATGACGAATTTTTTCTATTACGACTGGACCGATATTATCCAGTTTATTCCCGATACTAATAATAGTACTCGCACCGCGCAAAACTCTGGAGAACAGACAGGCTATGGTATGGAGTTTGAGGCGACCTGGCAGGCAACGGATAATTTCACTCTGACCGGTAATTTCGCGGTGCAAAATTCCACCGATGAAACACAGGATGTGCCTGCAGCCAAGTCCCCAGAAAAGCAGCTCTATCTGCGTGCTGACTGGATCTTGCCGAAAGATTGGCGGCTTAATGTGCGTGCCAATTGGGTTATGGATCGCAATCGTCTCAGTGGGGATATGCGACCAGATATAGACGACTACATCCTATTTGATCTGTCACTGCGAAAAGTCATGAGTAACGCCTTTGAGTTTGCTTTGACAGTGAACAACCTATTTGACGAAGACGCCCGTGAACCGAGCCCCAACTCTGATCCCATGCCATTTATTCCCAATGACTTGCCGTTGTCGGGCAGAGCTCTATTGGGCGAGATTCGCTACAGCTTTTGA
- a CDS encoding segregation/condensation protein A, with product MSSEVGVVDLPAVDSDSSVEGQPLNPSQSEMPFAVVQGKELNIMPKDLYIPPDALEVFLEAFEGPLDLLLYLIRRQNLDILEINVAEITRQYMGYIGLMESIQLELAAEYLVMAAMLAEIKSRMLLPRQVMDEDSEEDPRAELIRRLQEYERFKKAADDIDEMPRLGRDIHQASAHAPERNQEVKHPDVDMRELLTALAEVLRRADMFENHQVQMEKLSTRERMTHVLEALRGEQFVPFVSLFKSSEGKLGVVVTFLAIMELIKESLVEIVQSETFGPIHVKARTS from the coding sequence ATGTCGAGTGAAGTGGGAGTTGTTGACCTTCCGGCTGTGGATTCGGATTCTTCCGTAGAGGGCCAGCCGCTAAATCCGTCTCAGTCAGAAATGCCTTTCGCTGTGGTTCAGGGTAAAGAACTGAACATCATGCCCAAGGACCTGTATATCCCGCCGGATGCTCTGGAAGTCTTTCTCGAAGCCTTTGAAGGGCCGCTGGATCTGCTGCTCTATTTAATTCGTCGCCAGAATCTTGATATTCTCGAGATCAATGTCGCTGAAATTACCCGTCAATACATGGGTTATATAGGCCTGATGGAATCCATTCAGTTGGAGTTGGCGGCAGAATATTTGGTCATGGCGGCAATGCTCGCGGAGATCAAATCGCGCATGTTGCTACCCCGTCAGGTGATGGATGAAGACAGTGAAGAAGATCCTCGCGCTGAGCTGATTCGTCGACTGCAGGAATACGAACGCTTTAAGAAAGCCGCCGACGATATAGATGAGATGCCTCGTTTGGGGCGCGATATTCATCAGGCCTCGGCCCATGCTCCAGAGCGCAACCAGGAAGTTAAGCACCCAGACGTGGATATGCGTGAACTGTTAACTGCATTAGCTGAAGTACTGCGCCGTGCGGACATGTTTGAAAATCACCAGGTGCAGATGGAAAAACTCTCCACCAGAGAGCGTATGACCCATGTGCTGGAAGCGCTGCGCGGTGAGCAATTTGTGCCCTTCGTAAGCCTGTTTAAAAGCTCCGAGGGCAAACTTGGCGTAGTGGTGACCTTCCTTGCCATTATGGAACTGATCAAAGAGTCCTTGGTTGAAATCGTCCAGAGCGAAACCTTTGGGCCCATACACGTTAAAGCTAGAACCTCATGA
- a CDS encoding EAL domain-containing protein: MPRLKPNWFDKLRFKTQISLVFIFGILVLAFVTSVTVSKISSSIIEEHEVLQGKQVTESLARRSEIALLYQSPEAASDIGEDAMNFPGVKGILIETDKSDVLFSTGSMFVADSSDFVDQDTLQTPEAASEKATELSLISENIDFWKFASPVYTSSADDHQVMDTASSDHVLLGYITVVVGKDTLHKMQKSILQNNLIGSFVGAIILLFALLYFSRRLTTPIERLSTVMKRAQQGEEKIRAEIQGPVDITDMQKSFNRMMQVLENRRRELKRAMKMAMTSADMKVEFAANVTHELRTPMNAVLGMLDLLTTMGLSLKQQEYVQTAKSSGDNLLALIDDILNFSEADAGKISITNRDYMLHESLDEVVGLLSSTALKKHLNIGYIIDDDVPLALHSDSDRIRQVLINLAGNALKFTERGEVSIHISLHDDEKMASGASGQVPQDRKGAGSTVRVRFIVKDTGIGIAPEDQARIFEAFTQVDSSNTKGYQGTGLGLAISSQIVELMGGDIFVASTLGEGSQFGFTLPLLVAQSSEVEAEDGKAVSGLENISALFVSASEILRGFAAQQFRVLDVKAEFAESGLQALDIMRQRQRQAGDCFDILFIDQDLSDIKINELLRFIKLEPNFGQGPAVMISNPWYKDVETSELALPRLNKPLRSNSLVNILTKYFVAGSGNGSGAGIDDDLLPEQAVIPRLCKILVVDDSRANQQVAVAMLERLGCEATLANNGKEALEKVVREDYDLVFMDCNMPVMNGYDATKQIRIYEGSKAGTLPIIAMTANNSKNEELICREAGMSDFLPKPLSLAGLREKLVVWYADESVQDQEQNEMPGEEPTEDSAAKVKQPAAKYSGLSYDVKVIASLREAVGEVVSSMINAFVEDTPIYIAKLEVALKDNNARQVRDMAHTIKGSAANFGAIELVAASKRLEEGATQEDLSDGEQLLKRISVAFDVLQNDLKQEISLDDESAKIPLKTANSSNILVVDDDRTVRMALVDAFTRENYEVEEASNGMQALNICKRHMPDLVLMDAVMPELDGFDACQMIRELPHGSDIPVLMITALNDEQSIIRAFSSGATDYISKPINFSVIKQRVARLIKANKAEQDVKKLAYHDPLTGLPNRTYLKQQLAVTVNRAATENQRFAILFLDLDRFKMINDTMGHDAGDLLLKAVADRIRHCVRENDFVARLGGDEFTVVLENIASLDGASSVAEKICRSVARPFVFMQQKMFVTTSIGISIFPDDGEDVSALIKHADSAMFRAKEKRNDFCFYERGMEAEIAKRLKLEQELRKAIDSDQLILHYQPQIDFKTGDLVGAEALVRWEHPLKGLVPPDVFIPLAEESGLINQLTDWVLENSAVQIKRWLDEGYRLTLAVNLSVKDLMQEDLHTKLQNLIKRSNLPPNVLELEITESTLMDHPELMIKELNKIKQMGITVAMDDFGSGYSSLNYLKKLPVDVLKIDRSFISDIESDPSDSAIVAGIIALAKNLGMTTVAEGVETEAQRYILQQLGCDTFQGYLVSKPLPSQLFTEQFLKSEKVI; this comes from the coding sequence ATGCCTAGACTAAAACCTAATTGGTTTGATAAGTTGCGCTTTAAAACCCAGATATCCCTAGTCTTTATTTTCGGCATTCTAGTGTTGGCTTTCGTCACATCGGTTACCGTAAGCAAAATTTCAAGTTCGATTATCGAAGAACACGAGGTGCTCCAGGGCAAACAGGTAACTGAATCTCTGGCGCGGCGCAGTGAAATTGCACTGCTATACCAGAGTCCTGAGGCCGCTAGCGATATTGGCGAGGATGCGATGAACTTTCCCGGTGTAAAGGGAATATTGATTGAAACGGATAAGTCGGATGTGTTGTTTTCCACGGGTTCGATGTTTGTCGCCGATAGCAGTGATTTTGTTGATCAGGATACCCTGCAGACTCCTGAGGCGGCGAGTGAAAAAGCTACCGAACTCAGTTTGATATCGGAAAATATCGATTTTTGGAAATTCGCTTCCCCGGTCTATACCAGCAGTGCCGATGACCACCAAGTGATGGATACAGCAAGCAGTGACCATGTTCTGTTGGGATACATCACTGTGGTAGTGGGCAAAGACACTCTCCATAAGATGCAAAAAAGTATATTGCAAAATAACTTAATAGGGTCATTTGTTGGCGCGATTATTTTGCTCTTTGCCTTGCTCTATTTCTCCCGCCGTCTGACCACCCCAATTGAACGTTTATCCACAGTGATGAAGCGAGCCCAGCAGGGTGAAGAGAAAATTCGCGCTGAGATACAGGGGCCGGTGGATATTACCGATATGCAAAAATCCTTTAATCGGATGATGCAGGTGCTTGAAAACCGTCGTCGAGAACTGAAGCGGGCGATGAAAATGGCTATGACATCTGCCGATATGAAAGTGGAATTTGCCGCCAATGTAACCCATGAATTGCGCACGCCGATGAATGCAGTGCTGGGTATGTTAGATCTGTTGACCACGATGGGGCTGAGCCTTAAGCAGCAGGAATATGTGCAGACAGCGAAATCCTCTGGGGACAATCTGCTGGCACTGATCGATGATATTCTCAATTTTTCTGAGGCCGATGCCGGTAAAATAAGCATTACTAATCGCGATTACATGCTCCATGAAAGTCTTGATGAAGTAGTGGGTTTACTCTCCAGCACGGCCCTTAAAAAGCATCTTAATATCGGCTATATAATCGATGATGATGTTCCCTTAGCGCTGCATAGCGATAGCGATAGAATTCGCCAGGTACTGATTAATCTAGCGGGCAATGCCCTTAAATTTACCGAGCGCGGCGAGGTCTCAATTCATATTAGTCTTCATGATGATGAGAAGATGGCTTCCGGCGCGTCGGGTCAGGTGCCTCAGGACCGCAAGGGTGCGGGCTCAACAGTGCGTGTGAGATTTATCGTTAAGGATACAGGCATAGGTATAGCACCGGAGGATCAGGCGCGAATTTTTGAGGCTTTCACTCAGGTGGACTCTTCAAACACCAAAGGTTATCAAGGCACTGGCTTAGGTCTGGCGATCAGCAGCCAGATTGTTGAATTAATGGGCGGTGATATTTTTGTCGCCAGTACGCTGGGTGAGGGCAGTCAGTTTGGCTTTACTCTGCCACTACTGGTGGCGCAGTCATCTGAAGTGGAGGCTGAGGATGGCAAAGCCGTGAGTGGCCTGGAAAATATTAGTGCTCTGTTTGTCAGCGCCAGTGAAATTCTTCGTGGTTTTGCCGCACAGCAATTTAGAGTCCTAGATGTCAAAGCCGAATTTGCTGAATCGGGTTTGCAAGCCTTGGATATTATGCGTCAGCGTCAGCGTCAGGCAGGGGATTGTTTCGATATTCTTTTTATTGATCAGGACCTAAGCGATATTAAAATTAATGAGCTGCTCAGGTTTATCAAGTTAGAGCCAAACTTTGGCCAAGGGCCTGCAGTGATGATCAGCAACCCCTGGTATAAAGATGTTGAGACCAGCGAACTGGCCCTGCCTCGGCTGAATAAACCATTGCGCTCCAATTCACTGGTGAACATATTAACCAAATACTTTGTTGCTGGTAGTGGTAATGGCAGTGGCGCTGGTATCGATGACGACCTATTGCCTGAACAGGCGGTGATTCCTCGCTTATGCAAAATTTTAGTGGTCGATGACAGCCGTGCTAATCAGCAGGTTGCAGTTGCTATGCTAGAGCGCCTCGGCTGCGAGGCGACACTGGCCAACAACGGTAAAGAGGCCCTAGAGAAAGTCGTTCGCGAAGATTATGACCTGGTCTTTATGGACTGCAATATGCCCGTCATGAATGGCTATGACGCCACCAAGCAGATAAGAATCTACGAAGGTAGTAAAGCTGGCACGCTGCCAATTATCGCCATGACTGCGAATAACTCGAAAAATGAAGAGCTGATTTGTCGCGAAGCCGGTATGAGTGATTTTTTGCCTAAGCCTCTAAGCTTAGCCGGACTGCGTGAAAAACTGGTGGTTTGGTATGCCGATGAGTCAGTTCAGGATCAAGAACAAAACGAAATGCCAGGCGAGGAACCCACTGAGGACTCTGCGGCCAAGGTGAAACAGCCCGCCGCCAAATACTCCGGCCTAAGTTATGACGTCAAGGTGATTGCCTCATTGCGTGAGGCTGTGGGTGAGGTGGTGTCGTCGATGATCAACGCCTTTGTAGAAGACACACCGATCTATATTGCCAAGCTAGAAGTAGCCCTTAAGGACAACAATGCGCGCCAGGTGCGTGATATGGCCCATACCATCAAAGGCAGTGCGGCGAATTTTGGCGCCATTGAGCTAGTCGCCGCGAGCAAGCGGTTGGAAGAGGGCGCGACTCAGGAAGATCTCAGTGATGGGGAGCAATTACTGAAAAGGATTTCTGTAGCCTTTGATGTGTTGCAGAATGATCTTAAACAGGAGATTTCTCTGGATGATGAGAGCGCAAAAATCCCCTTGAAAACCGCAAACTCGAGCAATATTTTAGTAGTCGACGATGACCGTACTGTGCGTATGGCATTGGTCGATGCCTTTACTCGGGAAAACTATGAGGTTGAAGAGGCCAGCAACGGCATGCAGGCCCTAAATATCTGCAAACGCCATATGCCGGACCTAGTGTTGATGGACGCGGTTATGCCTGAACTAGACGGTTTTGATGCCTGCCAGATGATTCGTGAACTTCCCCATGGCAGTGATATTCCGGTGCTAATGATCACCGCGCTGAATGATGAACAGTCGATCATTCGGGCCTTTTCCTCCGGTGCCACAGACTACATCTCCAAACCGATCAACTTCTCGGTGATCAAACAGCGCGTGGCGCGACTGATTAAGGCCAACAAAGCAGAGCAAGATGTTAAGAAGCTTGCCTATCACGATCCACTAACCGGTTTGCCCAATCGTACTTATTTAAAACAGCAGTTAGCTGTCACGGTTAATCGAGCGGCCACCGAGAATCAGCGCTTTGCAATTTTATTCCTCGATCTGGATCGCTTCAAAATGATCAATGACACCATGGGGCACGATGCGGGTGATTTGTTGCTTAAGGCGGTCGCGGATCGCATTCGTCACTGTGTCCGTGAAAATGATTTTGTTGCCCGCCTTGGAGGCGACGAATTCACTGTTGTGCTGGAGAATATTGCCAGCCTTGATGGCGCGTCCAGCGTCGCTGAGAAGATCTGTCGCTCGGTGGCGCGGCCCTTCGTCTTTATGCAACAAAAGATGTTTGTCACCACCAGTATTGGCATCTCTATTTTTCCCGATGACGGCGAGGATGTTAGCGCTCTGATCAAGCACGCCGATTCGGCAATGTTCCGGGCCAAGGAAAAGCGTAATGACTTCTGTTTTTATGAGCGCGGTATGGAGGCTGAAATCGCTAAGCGGCTCAAGTTAGAGCAGGAGTTGCGCAAGGCTATAGATAGCGATCAGTTGATCCTGCACTATCAGCCGCAGATTGACTTCAAGACCGGCGACCTTGTGGGTGCCGAAGCGCTAGTACGCTGGGAACATCCGCTTAAAGGGTTGGTGCCACCTGATGTATTTATTCCCCTGGCCGAGGAGAGTGGGCTGATTAACCAGCTCACCGATTGGGTGCTGGAAAATTCTGCGGTACAGATTAAGCGCTGGCTTGATGAGGGTTACAGGCTCACTCTTGCGGTAAATCTGTCGGTTAAGGATCTGATGCAGGAGGACTTGCATACCAAGTTACAAAATCTGATCAAACGCAGCAACTTGCCGCCAAATGTTCTCGAGTTGGAAATTACCGAGAGCACGTTGATGGATCACCCGGAGCTTATGATTAAAGAGCTCAATAAAATTAAACAAATGGGTATCACTGTTGCCATGGACGACTTTGGCAGCGGATATTCATCGCTAAATTATCTTAAGAAGTTGCCGGTTGACGTATTGAAAATCGACCGCTCGTTTATCTCGGATATTGAGTCAGACCCCAGTGACAGCGCCATCGTTGCCGGTATTATTGCCTTGGCGAAAAATCTCGGTATGACTACAGTTGCCGAGGGGGTGGAAACCGAGGCCCAACGTTATATTTTGCAACAGCTTGGCTGCGATACTTTTCAAGGCTATTTAGTCAGCAAACCCTTGCCGTCGCAGCTGTTTACCGAGCAGTTTTTGAAGTCCGAGAAGGTGATCTAA
- a CDS encoding L-threonylcarbamoyladenylate synthase: protein MSDYLSIHPENPQQRLIAKAAEIVRKGGVIVYPTDSVYAIGCHIGDKQAMDRIRTIRQLDKNHNFTLMCRDLSELASYARVDNSAFRSLKAQTPGPFTFILPATSEVPRRLMHPKRKTIGLRVPDSPIAQALLAELGEPMMSVTLIMPGDEYPLSDPYDIRAALEAHVDVLIDGGHCGLEPTTVVDMTGPVPEITRQGMGDFSA, encoded by the coding sequence ATGAGCGACTATCTCAGTATTCACCCGGAAAATCCCCAGCAGCGACTGATTGCTAAAGCGGCCGAGATTGTCCGCAAAGGCGGTGTTATCGTCTATCCCACAGACTCCGTCTATGCCATTGGTTGCCATATTGGCGACAAACAGGCCATGGATCGTATTCGGACCATCAGGCAGTTGGATAAAAATCATAATTTCACCCTGATGTGCCGAGACCTCTCTGAACTGGCTAGCTATGCCCGTGTCGATAACAGCGCATTTCGCAGTCTCAAAGCCCAGACGCCAGGGCCTTTTACCTTTATTCTACCCGCCACCTCTGAAGTGCCGCGTCGGCTGATGCACCCAAAGCGTAAAACCATTGGTTTGCGCGTGCCGGACAGTCCCATCGCTCAGGCTCTTTTGGCCGAGTTGGGCGAGCCGATGATGAGTGTCACCCTGATTATGCCCGGGGACGAATACCCACTCTCTGACCCCTACGATATCCGCGCTGCCCTTGAAGCCCATGTGGATGTGCTGATTGACGGCGGTCACTGTGGCCTTGAACCCACCACTGTTGTCGATATGACTGGCCCGGTGCCAGAAATCACACGGCAGGGTATGGGCGATTTCTCCGCTTAA
- the scpB gene encoding SMC-Scp complex subunit ScpB: MNAELIKKIVEGALLAAGKPMDIARIESLFEDDERPPRDQIKAALEEVEADCRGRGFELKQTASGYRFQVRQDLAEWVNRLWSEKPKRYSRAMLETMALIAYRQPLTRGDIEQVRGVAVSSDTIRTLQERDWVRVVGFRDVPGKPALYATTKNFLDYFNIKSLEQLPALSEIKDFAELDPELELALSGDKPELVAANDEEQGADLADSENFSLDQEVDGQNVINDAFNESASNGSIDNDLDINTLNNSLDDNQSLDSDDQVSSSNHE; the protein is encoded by the coding sequence ATGAATGCTGAACTGATTAAAAAAATTGTTGAAGGCGCGTTGCTAGCAGCGGGCAAGCCAATGGATATAGCGCGCATCGAAAGTCTCTTCGAAGATGACGAGCGTCCACCTCGAGACCAGATTAAAGCGGCACTGGAAGAAGTGGAAGCCGACTGTCGCGGCCGCGGTTTTGAGTTAAAGCAGACCGCCAGTGGTTACCGTTTTCAAGTGCGTCAAGATCTCGCCGAATGGGTCAATCGTCTGTGGTCGGAGAAGCCTAAGCGCTACTCCAGGGCAATGCTCGAGACCATGGCTTTGATTGCCTATCGCCAGCCCCTGACTCGCGGTGACATCGAACAGGTTAGAGGTGTTGCGGTGAGCTCCGACACCATCAGAACACTGCAGGAGCGAGACTGGGTTCGAGTTGTGGGTTTCCGTGATGTGCCGGGTAAACCTGCGCTCTATGCGACGACAAAGAATTTTCTCGATTACTTTAATATTAAAAGTCTCGAGCAGCTGCCGGCCCTCAGTGAAATTAAAGACTTTGCCGAGCTGGATCCAGAGTTGGAACTGGCGCTCTCAGGCGACAAGCCTGAGCTAGTCGCGGCCAATGATGAAGAGCAGGGTGCGGACCTTGCCGACAGCGAAAACTTTAGTCTCGACCAAGAAGTTGATGGCCAGAATGTGATCAACGATGCTTTTAATGAAAGCGCTAGTAATGGCAGCATCGATAACGATCTTGATATTAACACCCTTAATAATTCATTAGACGATAACCAAAGTCTAGACTCCGACGACCAGGTGAGCAGTTCAAACCATGAGTGA